The following is a genomic window from Puniceicoccus vermicola.
CCATTGTTGTTGATGTCTTGGCTGCCCAACCCTTCGACCAGCATGCCGCCGATATGTTGTCCCTGGGCAATGAGAGTGACCGACTTTCCGGCAGCCTTGGCTTGTAGGGCCGCTGTGAGTCCGGCTGGGGAGGCCCCGTAGACGCAAATATTCCTTTCAATCATCGAGCACATTTCTGAGATACGATCCATCGCCTCCGCCTTTAATCGCTGCCTGGAAAGGCGTCGCTTGGCTTAGTTCCGCCGAGGGCGTTGTTCTTTCGGCGCGGCGCAGTTTGTTCGTTGTTATGTCTTGCCTGTCTGGTTTTCGACAGAGCGCAATCATCCAACTGCTTGGAGCCGCGTTGAGTCAGAACGATCGGACTAAGCGCGACGACGACGAGTAGCTACGAGCAGCAATGCGATTCCGCCGATCATCGCGGCATACGTGCCGGGCTCGGGGACGGAGACAATTTCCAACGAGGTCAGCACACCGATGTAGGAATTGCTGTTGGAAAGTAAGGAGAAGGTATCGTTGGTGCCATCAATCGTAAATGTGCCGCTTAGGTAGTTATCACCGTAAGACCAGCCACTGACAGTCGTCGAGTTAAAGATGGTTCCGACGGAGTAGTCGGAGAAATCGGTAATCGCGTCGTTGCTGGAACCGGCGTAAATATCGAAGTCGGTCCTGGCATTAGCTTCTGTGTCGCCCCGGAATGATGTCACGTAGAATCTATACTCTCCGGCGTCCAGACCTGATATGGAAAGACCGATTCCCGGGCTGCCACTGCCGTCGCGCACCGCATTGCCTTCGCCCAGATTCGTATCAAAGAGATTCTTTAGGTCTTGGTCCACCGCTGACTCTACCGAATAATTTGCCGACTTGGTTGCGGCTGAATAATTAAGCGTGGTGCCTGTATCGGTCGTGGTGGTTCCAAAATCAATCGCAAGATTCGTAGCATTGCCAAACTCGTCTTCGATTCCGCTGGCGGTATCTTGAAAGAGATTGATCCAATTCGTGCCGCTCAACTCACCCGCATTATGGCCCGGTGAATTGGTGCCTGTATAAACTCTGGGGGAGTTGCCGGTGCCGCTGCCGAAGTTGATCAGGATGTTTTGTGCGCATAGGGAATATGCGGCGATACCAGTAGCGAGGAGGGTGAGAGAGATTGTTTTCATATCGTGACGTTGGGGGATTGTGAGGATTGCAATTGAAACTATACTCTACCATGTGCGGCTGTTTTGACCATGTATGAGAATGCGGATTTATATGGACAAAACATAGGTTTTGCGTTCGATGCTGTACGTATGGAGACGTCATACCGATCCAAATTGGGGCAGCTGTTGAACAGTCGATTGCATTTCGATCAGGTTCGCCATGAGCAGTTCCA
Proteins encoded in this region:
- a CDS encoding PEP-CTERM sorting domain-containing protein, with the protein product MKTISLTLLATGIAAYSLCAQNILINFGSGTGNSPRVYTGTNSPGHNAGELSGTNWINLFQDTASGIEDEFGNATNLAIDFGTTTTDTGTTLNYSAATKSANYSVESAVDQDLKNLFDTNLGEGNAVRDGSGSPGIGLSISGLDAGEYRFYVTSFRGDTEANARTDFDIYAGSSNDAITDFSDYSVGTIFNSTTVSGWSYGDNYLSGTFTIDGTNDTFSLLSNSNSYIGVLTSLEIVSVPEPGTYAAMIGGIALLLVATRRRRA